TTCGTTGGTCCACGTACGCTGCATACTGACCCACAGCGCGACGTCGATCTCGCCCTCGAACAAGGGGCGATCGTAGCCGTCGAGGCCGGTTTCACCGGTGGCGCTGGTGAGGCGGAGATTGGGGTAGCGCTTCCGGAGCACTCGCAGGGCCACCCGTTCCAGGGCCCGATCGTCCGTGAGCTGTTCCAGCGCCATCTTTGCGGTTTCGTACAGCACCCCTCGCCCCTCCGCCTCACTGAGACCTGCGCGGGACCATTCTCCTCCACCTCGCTGCCGGACCGGTTAGTCGCTAGAGGCGGCCGTCCCGGGGCGGGTGGTCTTCGCGCGAGGGGGGTGTTCCGCGGGTCGCGGTGGTGATGCACAGGGCGGTGCCGTGGTCCCCGCGCGAGCGGGGGTGTAAGGATCACGACTCGCGGCTCATCGCGGCCATAAGGGGGCGGGGCTGAGCGGCTGTCGTCCTTCGGTGCGAACTGCTCCCGCATGGCGGTCGCTCTTCGGGGCCAGGGACGAGGCCGATCAAGATTCGGGCCATACACGGACCAGCCGCCTACAGCCAGGCCGAATCATGGCCGTTTCCGCTGGTCAGCGGCCACGCGAGGCGTGTACCACCAGCACTCGAAGAACCTGCTGGTCAGCTACTCGCCGAAGAAGCTCGGCTTCGTCTGACCGTCCCCGCCAAGGCGGGCCGGGAGACACTGCGTGGGGCGACCGAGTCCCTGAGCCACGAAGTGGTCCTGCCGTGGAGAGCAGGTGATGCCGCCTCGCGCTTCCAGCGGTCCCGGCGGCGGAACGGAACACAGCCCTGTGACGACGCCGTGGACCGCGCCGACGCGCAGCAACACCAACGACTGCACCCGGTTCACCACCGTGATGCAAGCGATCCGGGTGCCCCGACCCGGACCCGGGCGGCCCCGCATCCGACCCGATCACGTCCTGGACGACAAGGGCTACAGCTCGAAAGCGATCCGCGCCCGGCGCGGCAGCCACAGAGGTCGGCCGTCGGCCTTCGACCGCGCGGTCTCCAAGCACCACCATGTCGCGGAACGGTGCTTCAACTACGTGAAGCAGTGCCGCGGCAGCGCCACCCGATACGACAAAGCCGCCGAACCCTACGAAGCAGCCGTCGCCCTCACCTCACTCTTGATGGGCGTGACATTGGACGACAGAACCTGGG
The DNA window shown above is from Streptomyces vietnamensis and carries:
- a CDS encoding transposase → MTTPWTAPTRSNTNDCTRFTTVMQAIRVPRPGPGRPRIRPDHVLDDKGYSSKAIRARRGSHRGRPSAFDRAVSKHHHVAERCFNYVKQCRGSATRYDKAAEPYEAAVALTSLLMGVTLDDRTWVQPEANHAILERC